A section of the Dethiosulfovibrio faecalis genome encodes:
- a CDS encoding methylglyoxal synthase: MEAVKKIALVAHDSRKKDLIRWAKRHREQLTAHRLCSTGTTGALLEAALGLPIDKLKSGPLGGDQQLGARIACERLDAIVFLWDPLNTQAHDSDIKALLRIATLYNIPMACNMASADFLFSSPLISLPYDNEHRDFDAHQQARNEAIIEEYQKEEER; encoded by the coding sequence TTGGAAGCAGTCAAGAAAATCGCCCTGGTGGCCCACGACAGCAGGAAGAAGGACCTGATACGATGGGCTAAAAGACACAGGGAGCAGCTGACGGCTCATCGGCTATGCTCCACCGGAACGACCGGAGCCCTTCTGGAGGCGGCGTTGGGTCTTCCGATAGACAAGCTGAAATCGGGACCTCTCGGAGGAGATCAGCAGCTCGGAGCCAGAATAGCCTGCGAGAGACTGGACGCCATCGTTTTTCTGTGGGATCCGCTCAACACCCAGGCCCACGATTCGGACATAAAGGCACTGCTACGCATAGCGACCTTATACAACATCCCCATGGCCTGCAACATGGCCTCGGCGGACTTCCTATTCTCTTCGCCTCTGATATCCCTGCCATACGACAACGAACACAGGGATTTCGACGCCCATCAACAGGCGCGAAACGAGGCGATCATAGAGGAATACCAGAAGGAGGAAGAACGATGA